From a single Cyclobacterium marinum DSM 745 genomic region:
- a CDS encoding endonuclease/exonuclease/phosphatase family protein codes for MKRTFINTSIFSLGFFVFALLISGPIYGQKGKELKVMAYNIHHANPPSKPDLIDVEAIAKVINSSKPDLVALQEVDVNTKRSGVNLNQAKELASLTGMNFYFEPSMPYQGGGYGNAILSKFPIDKQFFHQLITEEKSEPRAILTVEVTLPGNQKLKFASTHLDFKSDAITALQAEDIVSYFKNDQIPVIIAGDFNAISASDAIQLLDKNFDRTCQGECPPTIPVNNPDKAIDFIFYRAHKDFVVKHHEVIVERYASDHLPVFAILSY; via the coding sequence ATGAAAAGAACTTTTATTAATACCTCAATTTTTTCACTTGGATTCTTTGTTTTCGCCTTATTGATTTCCGGGCCTATTTATGGGCAAAAAGGCAAAGAATTAAAAGTGATGGCCTACAATATTCATCATGCCAATCCACCGTCAAAACCTGATTTAATTGATGTTGAGGCGATTGCCAAGGTGATAAATTCTTCCAAACCGGATTTAGTGGCTTTGCAGGAAGTGGATGTAAATACCAAGCGATCAGGTGTCAATCTAAATCAGGCCAAGGAATTGGCAAGCTTGACCGGGATGAATTTTTACTTTGAGCCTTCAATGCCTTATCAGGGTGGAGGGTACGGGAATGCTATCCTTTCAAAATTTCCGATTGATAAACAATTTTTTCATCAATTAATCACGGAAGAAAAATCTGAGCCTAGGGCTATATTAACTGTAGAAGTAACTTTGCCCGGCAACCAAAAACTGAAATTTGCTTCAACACATCTTGATTTTAAAAGCGATGCAATAACTGCACTACAAGCTGAGGATATTGTCTCTTATTTCAAAAATGACCAAATACCTGTGATAATAGCCGGTGATTTCAATGCAATTTCCGCATCTGACGCGATACAATTATTGGATAAGAATTTTGACAGAACATGTCAAGGTGAGTGTCCGCCTACTATCCCGGTTAATAATCCCGATAAGGCGATAGACTTTATATTTTATAGGGCACATAAGGACTTTGTTGTAAAGCACCATGAGGTTATTGTAGAGAGGTATGCTTCTGATCATTTGCCGGTTTTCGCTATATTGTCTTACTAG
- a CDS encoding 50S ribosomal protein L25/general stress protein Ctc, with protein sequence MKSLEIIGFKRANLDRRSLDAIREEGNVPCVVYGPGIKEQIHFVAPAILFRDLIYTPEVHMVDLNIEGTIIKTILREAQFHPVSEVLLHADFLAFSDKKAIKMEIPVKPYGSSPGIIKGGKLEIKTRTLLVKGFANDLPDEIPFDISTLELGKSVKVGDLSVEKFELLNSPNVTIATVGVPRALRGKKGDAEEEEG encoded by the coding sequence ATGAAATCACTTGAGATTATAGGGTTTAAAAGAGCAAATCTCGACAGAAGATCTCTTGACGCAATCCGCGAAGAGGGAAATGTTCCTTGTGTTGTTTACGGCCCCGGTATTAAAGAACAAATTCACTTCGTAGCTCCGGCTATTTTATTCAGAGACCTGATTTACACACCTGAAGTACACATGGTGGATCTGAATATCGAAGGAACTATCATAAAAACGATTCTTAGAGAAGCTCAATTTCACCCGGTAAGTGAAGTATTGCTACACGCTGACTTTTTGGCTTTTAGTGACAAAAAGGCGATTAAAATGGAAATCCCTGTAAAACCTTATGGTTCTTCTCCGGGTATTATCAAAGGTGGTAAATTAGAAATCAAAACCAGAACCCTATTGGTAAAAGGTTTTGCCAATGATCTTCCTGATGAGATTCCATTTGATATCTCAACCCTTGAATTGGGTAAATCTGTAAAAGTAGGTGACCTAAGTGTTGAGAAATTTGAATTACTTAATAGTCCTAATGTAACCATTGCCACCGTAGGTGTTCCAAGAGCATTGAGAGGTAAGAAAGGCGATGCAGAGGAAGAAGAAGGATAA
- a CDS encoding ribose-phosphate pyrophosphokinase: MPETKIFSGSNTPLLAQSIAKSYGQALGDLTLAKFSDGEMSPSYNESIRGCNVFLVQSTNPSADNLLELCLMIDAAKRASAYKVCAVIPYFGYARQDRKDRPRVSIAAKLIANMITSAGADRIMTCDLHAGQIQGFFDIPLDHLNGSAIFVPYLKSLDLGNLIFASPDVGGVGRTRSYAKHFEVDMVVCDKHRKRANEVASMQLIGDVTGKDVVMIDDLVDTAGTMCKAAQIIMDKGATSVRAIATHGVLSGKAYENIENSVLSELVITDTIPVSQESSKIKVLTVADLFAKAIHAVTGNTSISSLFI, from the coding sequence ATGCCCGAGACAAAAATTTTCTCAGGTTCAAATACTCCCCTATTGGCCCAAAGTATTGCCAAATCTTATGGGCAAGCACTTGGTGACTTGACATTAGCTAAGTTTAGCGATGGAGAAATGTCACCTAGTTACAACGAATCGATAAGAGGTTGCAATGTCTTTTTGGTACAATCCACAAATCCTTCAGCGGATAACTTATTAGAGTTATGTTTGATGATAGATGCAGCCAAAAGGGCCAGCGCATACAAAGTATGTGCTGTTATCCCCTATTTTGGATATGCAAGACAGGATAGAAAAGACAGACCTAGGGTTAGTATTGCCGCCAAACTAATTGCCAACATGATTACCTCCGCAGGAGCTGACCGTATCATGACTTGTGATCTACATGCAGGGCAAATTCAGGGATTCTTCGATATTCCTTTGGATCATTTGAATGGATCAGCTATCTTTGTGCCCTATTTGAAAAGCTTGGATTTAGGAAACCTTATTTTCGCATCTCCAGATGTTGGAGGAGTTGGTAGAACAAGGTCTTACGCCAAGCATTTTGAAGTAGATATGGTCGTCTGTGATAAGCACAGAAAAAGGGCCAACGAAGTGGCTTCTATGCAATTGATAGGAGACGTAACAGGAAAAGATGTGGTGATGATAGACGACTTAGTCGATACTGCCGGAACCATGTGCAAAGCTGCCCAAATCATTATGGATAAGGGAGCAACTTCGGTTAGGGCCATTGCCACTCATGGAGTCTTGTCTGGTAAAGCCTATGAAAATATTGAGAATTCCGTACTTTCCGAATTGGTCATCACAGATACAATCCCTGTAAGTCAAGAGTCCTCTAAAATAAAAGTGTTGACGGTAGCAGATTTGTTTGCAAAAGCCATTCATGCCGTTACAGGAAACACTTCTATTAGTTCGCTATTTATTTAA
- a CDS encoding response regulator has protein sequence MSNSVYKDTEKDSKWLKAVNAIQSLGDLPDLSFDSITGLIADSFEAPIALVTLLGQDKVWFKSKIGLSTNEISRIQSEGFYLLTRDGGFEISDLSKDPRFSEEQLVLEGNPILFYSGHPIFSPEGIIIGALCVLDYKPQKLKASQKKTLKVFTEQIQKQIELNITENKLRSFNQKTGTILKNIGDVVFLLDEDQVFREYFTANEEHLKFPPKVFLNNKISEVGFKPELVELFQKLFKQALETGKKQTKEYHLEIKGVTEWFEVTFEKMILTDNDILCIVNNISRQKSEEIKTEQTIKEYQDFFENTQGLMIKHGLDGKILHINNSGIRILEYTKEELLKMNMLDLVVNKDIYNEYLKKIKSEKAYNGTGRLISKSGETITFQINNVMFEPLHGAPFVLCNGMDTSGYLKAHEELEAAAISINKERTLLKTIIDNIPINIYTKNTKFEKTLINQKELEYIGLSDENEVLGKKDEDLFNEETAKASRIEDELVIKDGKSIINKEVILEQQNGNKRFCLISKLPLKTETGEIIGMVGITNDISERKKAELALLENGKRLNAIITSTNTGTWEWNMSSNQILVNQRFWEIIGYEIDDQTILFQEDWNNLCHPEDLANKKEGLAKHFNKETSVYECEIRLKHKEGHWVWVLEIGRVFSWDHDGKPSLMYGTYQDISSRKEFDSQLNAAKESAENANKAKSDFLANMSHEIRTPLNGVIGFSDLLMKTPLSETQLQYMKTVYHSAHSLLDLINDILDFSKIEAGKMELSIDKVDIFELGTQVADIINYQAHSKGLELILNLSPHLPRFVYGDDIRIRQVLVNLLTNAIKFTHKGEVELKVEILDNTPNDETIKFRFSVKDTGIGISFDKQLKIFDAFSQEDASTTRKFGGTGLGLTISNKLLGLMGSKLELKSEPNKGSLFYFDLCLKAEEGEKEKWNENHGLSKVLVVDDNQTNRYLIKEILEVKNIQCLEASNGLEGLHVLEKEWPVDLVLMDLRMPFLNGLETIEKIRSLPNQDIAKVSIVLLSSSNDNDLEKEKLVKLNVHHRLIKPIKNHQIDKVFQKLQDPNLSELSQGPSVSGKDQNFLTNQEFNILIAEDNPVNMKLSKIILSKISPTINIIEAENGLMAYEYVIKNHPDLILMDIQMPIMNGYETAKAIRTIEHGKSIPIIALTAGTVKGEKERCIDSGMNDYMSKPLVQDKLTEKIIKFLQPKNSDELGQEEFENNTGYNPKHFDKVHLLNLFDGDKEIGKELLKIAQVNLQENKTELKQAINSQNKISLIDISQKIKSSASTSGFFILLELTNQIEKTKEGKPLFDLGLKVVEEIDYLIDNYDNIEL, from the coding sequence ATGAGCAATTCCGTTTATAAAGACACAGAAAAAGATTCCAAGTGGCTGAAAGCAGTAAATGCTATTCAATCGTTGGGGGATTTACCTGACTTGTCTTTTGATAGTATTACAGGATTGATTGCGGATAGTTTTGAAGCACCAATTGCCTTGGTAACCCTTTTAGGACAAGACAAGGTTTGGTTTAAATCCAAGATTGGTCTGTCCACAAATGAAATTTCCCGAATTCAGTCAGAGGGTTTTTATTTATTAACGAGGGATGGAGGATTTGAAATTTCTGACCTTTCCAAAGACCCTCGCTTTTCTGAGGAGCAATTGGTGCTTGAGGGCAATCCAATACTATTCTATTCGGGTCATCCCATTTTTTCACCAGAAGGCATTATCATTGGAGCTTTATGTGTGTTGGATTACAAGCCTCAAAAACTTAAAGCAAGCCAGAAGAAAACATTAAAGGTTTTTACTGAGCAAATCCAAAAACAAATCGAATTAAACATAACGGAAAACAAACTTCGTTCATTCAACCAAAAAACAGGGACTATCCTCAAAAACATAGGCGACGTTGTCTTTTTATTAGACGAAGATCAAGTTTTCAGGGAATATTTTACTGCAAATGAGGAACATTTAAAATTCCCTCCAAAAGTTTTTCTCAACAACAAAATAAGCGAAGTTGGCTTTAAACCTGAGTTAGTAGAACTTTTTCAGAAATTATTTAAGCAAGCATTAGAAACAGGGAAAAAGCAGACCAAAGAATACCATCTTGAAATCAAAGGTGTAACTGAATGGTTCGAAGTAACCTTTGAAAAAATGATATTGACAGACAATGATATATTGTGCATTGTAAACAATATCAGTCGTCAAAAAAGCGAAGAAATAAAGACAGAGCAGACAATTAAAGAATACCAAGATTTCTTCGAAAACACCCAAGGCTTGATGATCAAACATGGCTTAGACGGGAAAATTTTACATATTAATAATTCGGGTATACGAATTTTAGAATACACTAAAGAGGAACTTCTAAAGATGAATATGCTTGATTTGGTAGTAAATAAGGATATTTATAATGAATACCTCAAAAAAATAAAATCAGAGAAAGCATACAATGGTACTGGAAGGTTAATTTCCAAGTCAGGAGAAACAATAACTTTCCAAATCAATAATGTTATGTTTGAACCTTTGCATGGAGCCCCTTTTGTTTTATGTAATGGTATGGATACTTCCGGCTACCTCAAAGCCCATGAGGAGCTGGAGGCTGCAGCAATTTCGATCAATAAAGAACGGACCCTACTTAAAACCATTATTGATAATATTCCAATAAACATTTATACAAAAAACACCAAATTTGAAAAGACCCTGATTAATCAAAAAGAATTAGAGTACATAGGTTTATCAGATGAAAATGAAGTCTTAGGTAAAAAGGACGAAGACTTATTTAATGAGGAAACTGCCAAAGCCTCTAGAATTGAAGATGAATTGGTAATAAAAGACGGAAAAAGTATTATCAATAAAGAAGTCATTCTCGAACAGCAAAATGGCAACAAACGCTTCTGCTTAATTTCTAAATTACCCTTAAAAACCGAGACAGGAGAAATAATTGGTATGGTTGGCATCACCAACGATATTAGTGAAAGGAAAAAAGCTGAATTGGCTTTGCTAGAGAACGGGAAGCGGCTGAATGCTATCATTACCAGCACCAATACAGGAACGTGGGAGTGGAACATGAGCAGCAATCAAATCTTGGTTAACCAAAGATTTTGGGAAATAATTGGTTATGAGATTGATGATCAAACCATTTTGTTTCAAGAAGATTGGAACAACTTATGCCATCCGGAAGATTTGGCCAATAAAAAGGAAGGCCTAGCAAAACATTTCAACAAAGAGACCAGTGTTTATGAATGTGAAATTCGCTTAAAACACAAGGAAGGCCATTGGGTTTGGGTGCTTGAAATCGGCAGGGTTTTCTCTTGGGATCATGATGGTAAACCATCATTAATGTACGGCACTTACCAAGACATAAGTTCACGAAAGGAATTTGACAGCCAACTCAATGCCGCCAAGGAAAGTGCTGAAAATGCCAACAAAGCAAAATCTGATTTCCTTGCCAATATGAGTCATGAAATTAGAACTCCATTGAATGGGGTGATAGGTTTTTCAGATCTGTTGATGAAAACCCCTTTGTCTGAGACCCAGCTTCAATACATGAAGACAGTTTACCACTCGGCTCACTCTTTATTGGATTTAATAAATGACATTCTTGACTTTTCTAAAATTGAAGCCGGAAAAATGGAATTGTCCATTGACAAGGTAGATATATTTGAATTAGGCACCCAAGTAGCTGATATAATTAATTATCAGGCACATTCCAAAGGCCTTGAACTCATCCTTAACCTATCACCACACTTACCCCGATTTGTATATGGAGATGACATTAGGATACGCCAAGTTCTTGTGAACCTTCTAACAAATGCGATCAAATTTACCCACAAAGGGGAAGTGGAGTTAAAGGTTGAAATATTGGATAATACACCCAATGATGAAACGATAAAATTCCGTTTTTCTGTAAAAGACACAGGGATAGGGATTTCTTTTGATAAACAACTAAAAATCTTTGATGCCTTTTCTCAAGAAGATGCAAGTACTACAAGAAAATTTGGAGGAACTGGTCTTGGATTAACCATTTCTAATAAATTACTAGGCTTAATGGGCAGTAAATTGGAATTAAAAAGCGAGCCAAATAAAGGGAGTTTATTTTATTTTGACCTGTGCCTGAAAGCTGAAGAAGGGGAAAAAGAAAAGTGGAATGAAAACCATGGCTTAAGCAAAGTGTTGGTTGTTGATGACAATCAAACCAACCGGTATTTAATAAAAGAAATTCTAGAAGTAAAAAATATACAATGCTTAGAAGCAAGCAATGGACTGGAAGGTCTTCATGTTCTTGAGAAAGAATGGCCGGTGGACTTGGTATTAATGGATTTGCGAATGCCATTCCTCAATGGCCTAGAAACAATTGAAAAGATCCGATCACTCCCCAACCAAGACATTGCTAAAGTTTCAATTGTGTTACTTTCCAGTTCAAATGATAATGACTTGGAAAAAGAAAAACTTGTCAAATTAAATGTACACCATCGCTTAATTAAGCCGATTAAAAACCACCAAATAGATAAAGTGTTTCAAAAGTTGCAAGACCCCAATTTAAGTGAATTATCACAAGGTCCATCAGTATCCGGGAAAGATCAAAATTTCTTAACTAATCAGGAATTTAATATCCTAATTGCGGAAGATAATCCTGTGAACATGAAGTTGTCAAAGATAATTTTGTCAAAAATTAGTCCTACCATCAATATAATAGAAGCAGAAAATGGGCTAATGGCCTATGAATACGTCATTAAAAATCACCCTGATCTGATTCTTATGGACATTCAGATGCCCATAATGAATGGATATGAGACAGCAAAAGCCATTCGGACAATTGAACATGGCAAAAGTATACCAATTATTGCATTAACAGCCGGAACGGTGAAGGGAGAAAAAGAAAGATGTATTGATTCAGGCATGAACGATTACATGAGTAAACCCTTGGTACAGGATAAATTAACAGAGAAAATAATAAAATTTCTTCAGCCTAAAAATTCAGATGAATTAGGTCAAGAAGAATTTGAGAATAACACCGGATATAATCCAAAGCATTTTGATAAAGTTCACCTTTTAAATCTATTTGATGGAGACAAAGAAATAGGAAAGGAACTATTGAAAATTGCACAGGTAAACCTTCAAGAGAATAAAACTGAGCTAAAGCAAGCCATCAATTCGCAGAATAAAATTTCTTTAATTGATATCAGTCAAAAAATAAAAAGTTCAGCCAGTACCTCAGGCTTTTTTATTCTATTGGAGTTAACAAATCAAATAGAAAAAACCAAGGAAGGCAAGCCACTTTTTGACCTTGGCTTGAAGGTAGTAGAAGAGATCGATTATTTAATTGATAATTATGACAATATAGAATTATAG
- a CDS encoding aminotransferase class V-fold PLP-dependent enzyme — translation MNNSNRRSFFKKSLVMAGAFSSGSLFNQLHAEDFEEKAKIYNDLSPEEMASNEDYWSLIQQAYPASSSPVLNLNNGGVSPSPKLVLDAVDRYDKMANMAPSYYMWRILDQGREPLRQKLADLGGCDPEEIGINRNATEALNSVIHGLDLNKGDEVIGSIQDYPNMMNAWKQRALREGIVYKQLSFDFPIEDDEHIVDMYRKAISPKTKIIHVTHVINWVGQIMPVKKICRMAHERGIEVIVDGAHSFGLLDFDIPDLEADYFGTSLHKYLSAPIGTGMMWIKKEHISKVWPLFCDQDPTRGDIRKFESLGTRSFPLEQGIGEAINFHNAIGRKRKEERARYLKNYWAEKAIKIPGVKLHTSLKPEYSCVIAGVSIDGMTPRELESTLLKTYKIHTSPVSFENIDVVRVSPHVYTKPSDLDRLVKALAELAAK, via the coding sequence ATGAATAATTCAAACAGAAGAAGCTTTTTTAAAAAATCATTGGTAATGGCCGGCGCATTTTCATCGGGTAGTCTCTTTAATCAGCTGCATGCAGAAGATTTTGAAGAGAAAGCCAAAATTTATAATGATTTGAGTCCTGAAGAAATGGCGAGCAATGAAGATTATTGGTCTTTAATTCAACAGGCTTACCCGGCAAGCTCTTCTCCGGTATTGAACCTTAACAATGGAGGTGTTTCTCCCAGCCCTAAGCTGGTGCTTGATGCGGTAGACAGATATGATAAAATGGCCAATATGGCACCTTCTTATTATATGTGGCGGATCTTAGATCAGGGAAGAGAGCCACTGCGTCAAAAATTGGCGGACCTTGGGGGGTGTGATCCTGAGGAAATCGGTATCAATAGGAATGCGACAGAAGCGCTCAATTCGGTGATTCACGGTTTAGATTTAAACAAAGGGGATGAGGTTATCGGTAGTATTCAGGATTACCCTAATATGATGAATGCGTGGAAACAAAGGGCTTTGAGAGAAGGGATTGTTTATAAACAGTTGTCTTTCGATTTTCCAATTGAGGATGATGAACATATCGTGGACATGTATAGAAAGGCAATTTCTCCCAAAACCAAGATTATCCATGTAACCCATGTGATCAATTGGGTAGGGCAAATCATGCCGGTAAAGAAAATTTGCCGAATGGCCCATGAAAGAGGTATTGAGGTGATTGTTGATGGCGCACATTCTTTCGGATTGCTTGATTTTGATATCCCTGACTTGGAGGCGGATTATTTTGGTACCAGTCTTCATAAGTACCTTTCTGCCCCTATAGGTACAGGAATGATGTGGATTAAAAAAGAACATATTTCTAAGGTTTGGCCTTTATTCTGTGACCAAGATCCAACCCGAGGAGATATCAGAAAGTTTGAATCATTGGGAACAAGGAGCTTTCCTTTGGAGCAGGGGATAGGTGAAGCAATAAATTTCCACAATGCAATAGGGAGAAAGCGGAAAGAAGAACGTGCCAGGTACTTAAAGAATTATTGGGCTGAAAAAGCCATTAAAATCCCTGGGGTAAAGCTGCACACTTCATTGAAACCTGAGTATAGCTGTGTGATAGCAGGAGTATCTATAGATGGTATGACACCAAGAGAACTTGAAAGTACACTGCTGAAAACATATAAAATTCATACTTCGCCTGTTAGTTTTGAAAATATAGATGTTGTTCGAGTTTCTCCGCATGTTTACACCAAACCTAGTGATTTGGATAGGTTGGTAAAAGCTTTAGCGGAATTGGCCGCCAAATAG
- a CDS encoding glycosyl hydrolase family 18 protein, which translates to MKKAISLLLLIGLACSIPEGKGQNIRKVESFRVLGYLFVNEELEEEVNLIDWSSYTDINLAFVQPDAKGDFLDNSGYEYLVEKAHLNNVRAFISIGGGAPPEYLEDLIQEGHRSYWVQQIVDLVNKYGFDGVDVDLENALINENYAPFVKELHQTLKASGKLMTAALASWNGNKISDEILGLYDYINIMSYDETGPWNLEIVGQHSPYEMAVDDIHYYHNVRAVPKSKLLLGLPFYGYGFGSGVPASLRYKHILEAYPEAYLQDSIVSNEGGVIYYNSPELIGKKTALAKELELAGVMVWHITADAEGPYSLLKAINNER; encoded by the coding sequence ATGAAAAAAGCAATTAGTTTGTTGTTATTGATTGGTTTAGCTTGTTCGATACCCGAAGGAAAGGGGCAGAATATTAGAAAAGTAGAAAGTTTTAGGGTATTGGGTTATCTTTTTGTCAATGAGGAGTTAGAGGAAGAAGTAAATCTAATAGATTGGTCCTCCTATACAGACATTAACCTAGCCTTTGTACAGCCGGACGCTAAGGGGGATTTTTTAGATAACAGCGGGTATGAATATTTGGTGGAAAAAGCTCATTTGAACAATGTTCGCGCTTTTATTTCCATTGGTGGTGGAGCACCACCAGAATATTTGGAAGATCTTATCCAAGAAGGGCATAGAAGTTATTGGGTACAGCAAATTGTCGATTTGGTAAATAAATATGGCTTTGATGGAGTAGATGTCGATTTAGAAAATGCCCTGATCAATGAAAATTATGCACCTTTTGTCAAGGAGTTACATCAGACATTAAAAGCCTCCGGTAAATTAATGACAGCCGCCTTGGCAAGTTGGAATGGGAACAAGATATCGGATGAAATACTAGGACTTTACGATTATATAAATATCATGTCCTATGACGAAACTGGGCCATGGAACTTAGAGATAGTTGGGCAACATTCTCCTTATGAAATGGCAGTGGATGATATTCATTATTATCATAACGTTAGAGCTGTTCCAAAATCCAAGTTGTTGTTAGGTTTACCTTTTTATGGCTATGGTTTTGGTTCCGGGGTCCCTGCAAGTTTAAGGTATAAACATATCTTAGAAGCCTACCCTGAAGCCTATCTTCAAGATAGTATTGTTTCCAATGAAGGTGGGGTGATTTATTATAATTCCCCTGAATTGATCGGAAAAAAAACAGCATTGGCTAAAGAATTAGAGTTGGCAGGGGTGATGGTCTGGCACATCACAGCAGACGCTGAAGGTCCCTATTCTTTATTAAAAGCCATTAATAATGAGCGCTAA
- a CDS encoding nitrilase family protein, whose translation MDLKIASAQFENRSGVKEYNLNIIEEMSKKAAEEGADIIAFHECSITGYSFARKLSKKQMLDLSEYIPDGPSIQRLTEIARKNKITLLAGLFEKDNDGGIFKSYVCVDENGLQANYHKLHPFINPHITPGSNYCVFECKGWKCGILICYDNNIIENVRATCLLGAEIIFMPHVTMCTPSTRPGAGFVDPKLWENRKNDPTSLRLEFDGMKGRQWLMKWLPARAYDNGVYVVFSNPIGMDDDQLKNGCSMIIDPYGDIIAECRKLNNEFVIADLTKEKLKLSGGYRYRNARRPELYGSILGKAHDATQKVAWLNK comes from the coding sequence ATGGATTTAAAAATAGCATCAGCTCAATTCGAAAATAGAAGTGGAGTTAAGGAATATAACCTTAATATCATTGAAGAAATGAGCAAAAAGGCAGCTGAGGAAGGTGCCGATATTATTGCATTTCACGAATGTTCCATTACAGGATATTCCTTTGCCCGCAAATTGAGCAAGAAACAGATGTTGGACCTTTCGGAGTATATTCCTGATGGGCCAAGCATACAGCGGCTGACTGAAATAGCTAGGAAAAATAAAATCACGCTATTAGCAGGGCTTTTTGAAAAAGATAATGATGGGGGGATTTTTAAGTCATATGTATGTGTAGATGAAAATGGTTTGCAAGCCAATTATCATAAGTTGCACCCCTTTATTAACCCTCACATTACACCAGGCTCAAATTATTGTGTATTTGAATGTAAGGGGTGGAAATGTGGGATCTTAATTTGTTATGACAACAATATTATAGAAAATGTAAGAGCAACCTGTTTGTTAGGAGCAGAAATAATTTTTATGCCCCATGTCACCATGTGTACTCCATCTACTCGTCCAGGGGCGGGGTTTGTAGACCCAAAACTTTGGGAAAATAGAAAGAACGATCCCACTTCTTTGCGCCTTGAATTTGATGGAATGAAGGGAAGGCAGTGGCTGATGAAGTGGTTGCCTGCTAGGGCATATGACAATGGGGTATACGTGGTTTTTTCTAATCCAATAGGGATGGACGATGACCAGTTGAAAAATGGTTGCTCGATGATTATAGATCCTTATGGGGATATCATAGCTGAGTGTAGAAAACTCAACAATGAATTTGTAATAGCTGATTTAACCAAAGAAAAGCTAAAACTTTCAGGAGGGTATCGTTATAGAAATGCACGAAGGCCGGAGCTATATGGTTCAATTCTGGGTAAAGCGCATGATGCTACCCAAAAGGTGGCATGGCTGAATAAATAA
- a CDS encoding NUDIX hydrolase, which translates to MANQIPDCFYRVSVKALICDKQNRFLLVKEDNGFWELPGGGLDFGESPRDGLKREIWEEMKLNVTSISAQPSHFFTIKNHNNIFIANAMYEVQLESLNFQPTSECVEIRFFSSADVYKELKVYPNVLAFAKLFEKEPLGSSS; encoded by the coding sequence ATGGCAAATCAAATACCTGATTGCTTTTATAGGGTAAGTGTAAAAGCATTAATTTGTGATAAGCAGAATCGTTTTTTGTTGGTCAAAGAAGACAATGGCTTTTGGGAGTTACCCGGAGGAGGCTTAGATTTTGGAGAATCTCCACGAGACGGTTTAAAAAGGGAAATTTGGGAAGAAATGAAATTAAATGTAACCTCTATTTCTGCCCAACCGTCGCATTTCTTTACCATAAAAAATCACAACAACATATTCATAGCCAATGCCATGTATGAAGTGCAACTGGAAAGTTTGAATTTTCAGCCAACTTCTGAATGTGTGGAAATTAGGTTTTTCTCTTCAGCTGATGTTTATAAAGAATTGAAGGTTTACCCTAATGTGTTGGCTTTTGCTAAATTATTCGAAAAAGAACCTCTAGGCTCATCTTCATAA